CTTACAAGATAGCCAAACATGATCTGAAGACGACAGGACTCCAGCGGTCAGTACGCACGGCTACCTAACAGCTGATTCAGTTGCTTCTACGTGAATAGAACTTTCGTCGCCTGCTGGGTTGACACTCTGTATTCCGTACAATCACTGGAACTTATCATTGGCTAAGGATTTCAACAGGGCCGCGTATTCGATATATTTTGTGTCCGACTGACACCCGCCACAGCCCGGCCCCGTTGGCTCATGTTGTACACACGACAAGGGCTAAGTAAGCTGGCTCACAATGTACACATTATGAGTGGCGATAAGAAGCGCGTCCAGTTCCGGGCACCCCACCGGCTCATCGACCGGACCGACGCCCTCGCGGAGGTGCTCGGCGAAGATCGGACGAACATCCTCGTGACCGCGCTCCGGGAGTATCTACAAGAGGCCACGCACGACGACGCGCTGACCCAGGAGATCGCGGCCGCCTACTACGACGACGATATCACCGTCGAGCAACTCAAATCACTCGTTGGTGCTGAAGAGGCAGCAAATCTTCGTGTATTGAAACAGCAGTTAGACGAGGACTTCATCGACGAGGTTGCTGACGCATAGATGTCGACGCTCGTTGCCGATGCCTCCGCACTCGTCAATCTCGGAATCGTTGCTGACAGTGATCCTGATCCGCTCGCGCTCTGTCTCGCCAATTACGAGGTCGTCGTCCCAACAAAAGTCCTTGAGGAGCTCAACGAGATCGCCTCGTATGATGACGCGCACGGTCGTGCTACATCTATAGCCCTCGATCGAACCGAAGCGTACGAGACACGGTCAATTGCGCTTGACGCCGAGTTTCCGCTTGACGATGGCGAGAACGCGGCCGTTACTCTCGCAAACGACCTCGATGCTGCGCTTTTCCTCTGTGACGAGTTCAACCAGCTTGGCTTGATTCACGCCTCGCTTGCTGACACACGGCTCGTCACTACGCCAACGCTCCTCGCGATGCTCGTCCGAACTGAACAGCTATCAGCAGCCGATGCACAGCTCCTTCTCGATACAATCAGCGATGCCCGTAGCTGGGGCACAAACAGCTACGTGCAACGGGCCCGATCGTTGTTCGAGGAGCACTGACATCGATGCTATCGTCCTCTGTTCTCGGTCTGCTACGTCGAAGATCACGATGATGGAATGTTCTGTGAATGTCGTTGGAATCGATACCCGAACACGCATACTACCAGGTTCACTCCCATGAGCTACCATTTGCTACCGATATCTTTGACCTCGAACTCCTGCCACTTCTTCCACTCGACCGTTATTCCGCTGTGTGCCAGTCGAGCCGTTCTTCGGCGAGCCGCTCGGCATACTCTGCTAGTTCAGGGTCCGTCTGTTCGTGCTGTGCGGAAAATTCAGTTAGTGCTACAGCGATGATGATCCGTTCAAGCCGAGTGTATTCTGCCATCAGCGGTGTTGGATTCGGCTTGTAATATGAATGCGAGGACGTGTATCGGATGACCTATTTTCTTACAGCGAGAGAATCCCGGCGTTTACGCCGGGCGTGAATCGCGTCACCCAACTACACGATCCACCGTCGATAGCAGACCGGATATTGAACGGTAATCCGAATCAATAAGTGGATTTATCTACATAGGCTATGTATGGCGATTGAGGCTACTCGCACCTACGTTGGTTCCATCCAGAACCAGCGACAGGTCTGTGATGGCCTTGATTCGCTTGGAGACTCTGCCTCGAAAATCTGGAACGTTGCACGATGGACAGCCGACCGCATCTGGGATGAGACTGGGGACATTCCAGATGAGGGAACGCTCAAAGCCTACATGAAGAACCAGCCGTGCTGGAAAGATCTGAACGCACAATCCAGTCAGAAAGTCATCGAAGAACTTTCTGACGCTTTCCAGTCGTGGTTCGACCTGCGACACAAGTTTGATGAGGCGAATCCGCCCGGCTACCGCAAACACCGCGACAGACGCCCCAAGAGTACAGTCACGTTCAAAGAAGACGGGTTCAAACACGACCCCGAGAACAACCGCGTCCGACTCAGTAAAGGCTCGAATCTCAAGGAGAATTGGTCGGACTTCATTCTCTGTGAATACCAGACGCGCCCAGACGTTCATCTCTCGGAAGTCAACCGAGTGCAAAACGTTCGCGCCGTCTGGAACGGTGACGAGTGGGAGTTGCACTTTGTCTGCAAGGTTGAACTCGAAACCAACGATTCCGCGGGCGACGGCGTTGCAGGAATCGACCTCGGAATCACGAACATCGCCACGGTCGCGTTCCCCGACGAATACGTGCTGTACCCCGGAAACTCGCTCAAACAGGACAAACATTACTTCACCCGAACTGAGTACGATACTGAGGGCGAGGACAGTCCGTCAGAGAAGTCGATGTGGGCACGTCGGAAACTCGCAGATCGGGAAACGCATTTCTACCACACGCTTACGCACACCATCATTAAGGAGTGTGTCGAACGTGGTGTCGGTACGCTCGCGGTGAGTTGGCCTGAAGACGTGCGAAAGTCAGACTGGGGGAAGACTGGGAACAAGAAACTCCACACCTGGGCGTTCGACCGCATCTACCAGTACCTCGAATACAAAGGCGAGATGCGTGGCGTTGAGGTGCTGAAAGAGAACGAGTGGGACACCTCGAAGACGTGTTCCCGGTGTGGTGAGGACACGAAGTCGAACCGTGTCGAACGTGGCCTGTACGTTTGTTCGTCGTGCGAGTTGGTCGGGAACGCGGATTGCAACGGGGCGGAGAACATGCGACAGAAGATAACTCCGAGTCCTCATGGTGAGGATAGGAGTAACGGCTGTGTGGCACAGCCATCGGTACACCTGTTCGACCGCGAGAGCGGGACGTTCAACACGAGAGAACAGGTCGTATCGTAAACCGGCAAATATCCCACCTGCGGTACGGGAAGCCCCACCGTTCACGGTGGGGAGGATGTCACCGTTACTCCTGGGTTCGTCTTGCCTGAGGGACAAGTGTCTCGTCAGAACTTTACCCACTGTGTCAGAACCAGTCTTACAATGGCTGGGACAGACGAGGAGTCGACCGATTTCGATGTCGACGCGTTGGAAGGGAGTGCTTGGTCCGTCGCGCGACTCAACGCTGAACTCGACGCAGTCCTGACAGACGCCATCGATCGGTTTCCCACGTATGTCTACGGAGAAATTTCGGACGTCAACTCGTACGATTTTGGGACCTTTTTCGAGCTGCGGGATATCGACGACGAGGCCGTGATTTCGTGTATCGCGTGGTCCCAATCAGTTGCAACCTTCGAGCAGCCACTCGAAGAGGGAACCGCAGCGATCGTCCGGGCCTCGGTTGATTTTCATGCAGAACGAGGGAACACGCAACTAGTCGTAGCAGATTACTGGCCGGCCGGTGATTCCGCGCGCACACAGGAACTTGAACAACTGCGATCCCAACTGGAATCGGAGGGATTGCTCGCCGAGGAGCGAAAGCGTCCGCTTCCGGAGTATCCGGAGTGTATCGGTGTCGTAACGTCGCTGTCGGGGTCCGCGCGTGAAGACTTCGTGAGTAGCGTTCAAGCGCGCGCAGCGGGGGTAACGATCAAACTGTGCGGCGCGACAGTCCAGGGAGAGAACGCTGTTCCATCGCTTGTCGGCGCGATCCAACGACTCGAACGCGACTCTTCGGTCGATATAATCGTCGTCACGCGTGGTGGCGGGTCCGATGCTGACCTCTGGTGTTTCAACGAAGAACCGGTCGTCCGTGCAATCGCTGATGCATCGACTCCCGTTGTGGTTGCCATCGGTCACGAGGACGATGAGACGCTCGCCGAAGCCGTCGCCGACCGGCGAGCGATGACGCCGACCGATGCGGGTGTGGCGACGACGCCGAATATGGACTCGGTTCGACAGTCCGTCAGGCAGGTAGAACGCCGTGTAGAGAGTGCGTATGCAGCACTTGCCGAGGAACGACTTGTTGAGTACCAGCACCGCATCGAGACCGCGTATTCAGCGCTTGAGCAACAAATTGCAGCACAGACGGCGACACGGCAACGACTTAGCGATCTCGATCAGCGCATTGCATCAGCATACACCGCCATCGTCGAGACTCGGTTGACGACGCTTGACCAGCGAATTGACACAGCATTACGAGACATCGAACATGCTGCCGAAACGGATGCTGTAACGGCTCAGGCTGTCCAAGGGCGTGTCGGTGATCTTGAAGCACGGATCGACAGAGCGTACCAGCATCGCGTCGACCAGGAACTCTCAGCATTTAATGCCCGAATTGACAACGCGTATCGAGAGATGGAGGCGGACGCCAAGATCGAAGCTGGGACGGCCGAAGCACGGCGACTCCGCATCGTCGTTGCTATTCTAGTCGGGCTGTTACTCCTCGGAGCTGCACTGGTTGTGTTGTTCTTGATTTAAATTATGAAATCCACATAGCCAAGTTGCTGGACTATCATCTTCCCGCCATGGCCGCATACGAGGATGTCGATATCGAGTCGCGGATCGACCGTCTCGAAGAGATTGCTGAGACACTTGAAGACGGCGACGTTGGGCTGGAAACCGCCAGGGAACTCCGCGAGGAGGCGGATGACCACCTCGTGGCGTTGCGGGAGGCACTGGATGTGGATGATGGGGAATTAATCGAAATAGACGGTGCTGGTAGCACAGCCGAAGATCACTGAGCAGTTGGGGACCGAGAATATATTTTGAGAGACTGCTTACACTGTGGTGTAAAGAATGGGATCTCCGACGGCAGCAACAGACGGGTCGTGTCACGTCGACAGCGTTGCAGATCTCAGAAACTCAGCATCAGAAGCCCCTCCGACGATCGTCCAAATTAGCGATATCCACGGCTACCTGGAGAGTGCTCGCAGTGCACTGTTGGCTGTCGGAGAAGTTGATGAGTTCGATCCAATCGTCGAAGCTGATGATCAGGGTCGCCTCCACTGGGCCTGTGGTGACGAGTATGTTCTTGTGTTCAATGGTGATATGGTTGACCGCGGGCCTGCCA
This DNA window, taken from Natranaeroarchaeum aerophilus, encodes the following:
- a CDS encoding exodeoxyribonuclease VII small subunit, encoding MAAYEDVDIESRIDRLEEIAETLEDGDVGLETARELREEADDHLVALREALDVDDGELIEIDGAGSTAEDH
- the xseA gene encoding exodeoxyribonuclease VII large subunit, with amino-acid sequence MAGTDEESTDFDVDALEGSAWSVARLNAELDAVLTDAIDRFPTYVYGEISDVNSYDFGTFFELRDIDDEAVISCIAWSQSVATFEQPLEEGTAAIVRASVDFHAERGNTQLVVADYWPAGDSARTQELEQLRSQLESEGLLAEERKRPLPEYPECIGVVTSLSGSAREDFVSSVQARAAGVTIKLCGATVQGENAVPSLVGAIQRLERDSSVDIIVVTRGGGSDADLWCFNEEPVVRAIADASTPVVVAIGHEDDETLAEAVADRRAMTPTDAGVATTPNMDSVRQSVRQVERRVESAYAALAEERLVEYQHRIETAYSALEQQIAAQTATRQRLSDLDQRIASAYTAIVETRLTTLDQRIDTALRDIEHAAETDAVTAQAVQGRVGDLEARIDRAYQHRVDQELSAFNARIDNAYREMEADAKIEAGTAEARRLRIVVAILVGLLLLGAALVVLFLI
- a CDS encoding RNA-guided endonuclease InsQ/TnpB family protein, yielding MAIEATRTYVGSIQNQRQVCDGLDSLGDSASKIWNVARWTADRIWDETGDIPDEGTLKAYMKNQPCWKDLNAQSSQKVIEELSDAFQSWFDLRHKFDEANPPGYRKHRDRRPKSTVTFKEDGFKHDPENNRVRLSKGSNLKENWSDFILCEYQTRPDVHLSEVNRVQNVRAVWNGDEWELHFVCKVELETNDSAGDGVAGIDLGITNIATVAFPDEYVLYPGNSLKQDKHYFTRTEYDTEGEDSPSEKSMWARRKLADRETHFYHTLTHTIIKECVERGVGTLAVSWPEDVRKSDWGKTGNKKLHTWAFDRIYQYLEYKGEMRGVEVLKENEWDTSKTCSRCGEDTKSNRVERGLYVCSSCELVGNADCNGAENMRQKITPSPHGEDRSNGCVAQPSVHLFDRESGTFNTREQVVS